A window of Fragaria vesca subsp. vesca linkage group LG7, FraVesHawaii_1.0, whole genome shotgun sequence contains these coding sequences:
- the LOC101314022 gene encoding peptidyl-prolyl cis-trans isomerase-like 3-like produces the protein MSVTLHTNLGDIKCEVFCDEVPKTAENFLALCASGYYDGTIFHRNIKGFMIQGGDPTGTGKGGTSIWGKKFNDEIRESLKHNARGIMSMANSGPNTNGSQFFISYAKQPHLNGLYTVFGKVIHGFEVLDIMEKTQTGAGDRPLAEIRLNRVTIHANPLAG, from the exons ATG TCTGTCACTCTTCACACAAATCTCGGGGATATCAAGTGCGAGGTCTTCTGCGACGAGGTCCCTAAAACCGCCGAG AATTTCTTGGCGCTGTGTGCGAGTGGTTATTATGATGGGACCATATTTCATAGGAATATCAAGGGTTTTATGATACAAGGTGGAGACCCGACTGGTACAGGGAAAGGAGGGACTAGCATCTGGGGCAAGAAGTTCAATGATGAGATAAGGGAGTCTCTCAAG CACAATGCAAGGGGAATTATGTCAATGGCAAATAGTGGTCCCAATACAAATGGAAGTCAGTTCTTCATTAGCTATGCGAAGCAGCCTCATCTCAATGGATTGTACACTGTGTTTGGTAAAGTGATTCATGGGTTTGAGGTTCTTGATATCATGGAAAAG ACTCAAACTGGAGCAGGTGATCGTCCTCTTGCAGAAATTAGGCTTAATCGAGTGACTATACATGCTAATCCTCTTGCTGGTTAG
- the LOC101314600 gene encoding uncharacterized protein LOC101314600 isoform 1, giving the protein MCMNSSEMIQNSPLYSSFHLRRSSKHHSFRVHRLINRRRSITKEAKEKEMEIKNLKLYMENKSLIEENNKLRRKALLLVQENQALFSQLQQKFPDHACSATMKQDH; this is encoded by the exons ATGTGTATGAACTCCTCAGAAATGATCCAAAACAGTCCTCTATACTCTTCTTTCCACCTCCGACGGTCATCAAAGCATCACAGCTTTCGCGTTCACCGCCTAATCAACAG GAGGAGATCAATCACAAAAGAGGCAAAAGAGAAGGAGATGGAGATCAAGAACCTGAAGTTGTACATGGAGAACAAGAGTCTAATAGAAGAGAATAACAAGTTGAGGAGAAAAGCACTTCTTCTTGTCCAGGAGAATCAAGCTTTGTTTTCACAGCTCCAACAGAAGTTCCCAGACCATGCATGCAGTGCTACCATGAAACAAGATCACTAA
- the LOC101314312 gene encoding uncharacterized protein LOC101314312 → MSDVGESEPAPVKPNAPVRSEESMSPMQFTTSAAAKIASQPLPSYDPSVWGVLTAISSKARKRPQGINMLLTSNEHQIGRCVDDKRFQIESNAISANHCRIYKKKVDEDVKCASVFLKDTSTNGTYLNWEKLTKVGPEVEVRHGDIISLSAPPQHGAAFAFVFREVVSNATTAGAFAKRKADEFVGENKRLKGIGIGAPEGPISLDDFRSLQRSNTELRKQLESQVITIDRLRCDNRLAVERHENQFFVVGKKELKESVAKPYLDQLKEVHHSMEVKQKEVVEISKICAEQKYALEDLNERLTASVQSCTEANEIMNTQKASLAELKAQLDEEREQRREEREKSAIDLKAAVHKAQSDAQEELKQYSDAAARREREQQEVINKLQESERETCLLIENLRTKLEDTRKKLVVSENKNRQLDTQVGEEQLTSESRKKRVEELEHDVKGLRKELESEKAAREEAWAKVSALELEMNSAMQDLDFERRKLKAARERIMLRETQLRAFYSTTEEISVLFAKQQEQLKSMQRTLEDEENYDNTSVDFDLNAIVETTGTEGRDDKAIRYRRNNTARAGSATTPQRSNGNQIGSSSEEVSVTEKHDCDIRSQEGQHTEEAEFSSANHGVKGGFGSDIDGIGTGPVVEGDGIGTEHVPETEGMDTEHVPETESPGMNENIDLNRAAAIEGDTMQLDEEGHVQENDEQGPVIFHQRHSQSNTIRTADLIASEVIGSWACSTAPSVHGENGSPSRDNNEEGAAAPHDPIDRVSESQSTPCSETAATRWNRERQALSEMIGIVAPDLKEQFRNVDDSYDSDRRKRASTSDSDTESCTNSEDNNKGDVAKGGSISDSETEGSNRVDNAMDEDDVDTEEDSVG, encoded by the exons ATGTCCGACGTCGGCGAAAGCGAGCCCGCTCCGGTAAAGCCCAACGCTCCTGTTCGCTCGGAGGAGTCCATGTCCCCCATGCAGTTCACCACCTCCGCCGCCGCCAAAATCGCCTCCCAGCCTCTCCCCTCCTACGACCCCTCCGTCTGGGGCGTCCTCACCGCCATCTCCTCCAAAGCCCGCAAACGCCCCCAG GGCATAAATATGCTACTGACTTCCAATGAGCATCAAATCGGACGTTGCGTGGACGATAAGCGGTTCCAGATTGAGTCGAATGCTATTAGCGCAAATCACTGCAGGATATATAAGAAGAAGGTCGATGAAGATGTGAAATGTGCATCAGTTTTCCTCAAGGACACGAG CACGAACGGGACGTATCTCAACTGGGAGAAGCTGACGAAAGTCGGCCCTGAAGTTGAAGTGCGACACGGCGACATTATATCGCTCTCTGCACCTCCTCAGCATG GTGCTGCGTTTGCATTTGTATTTAGAGAAGTTGTCTCCAATGCCACTACAGCTGGTGCTTTTGCAAAGAGAAAAGCAG ATGAATTCGTTGGTGAGAACAAGAGACTGAAAGGTATTGGCATTGGGGCTCCTGAGGGTCCAATATCTCTTGATGATTTTCGAAGTCTTCAACGGTCAAACACG GAACTAAGGAAGCAATTAGAAAGTCAAGTCATTACAATTGATAGATTGCGCTGTGATAATCGTTTGGCTGTTGAGCGTCATGAAAAT CAATTTTTTGTTGTAGGAAAAAAAGAACTGAAAGAATCAGTTGCAAAGCCTTACCTTGATCAACTGAAAGAGGTGCATCATAGTATGGAGGTTAAACAGAAGGAGGTGGTAGAGATCAGTAAGATATGTGCAGAACAAAAATATGCTCTTGAAGACCTTAATGAAAGGCTTACAGCATCTGTGCAGTCATGCACTGAAGCAAATGAAATAATGAATAC TCAGAAAGCTTCTCTGGCTGAGCTCAAGGCACAGTTGGATGAAGAACGAGAGCAGAGAAGAGAAGAGCGAGAAAAGTCTGCAATAGATCTAAAAGCAGCAGTACATAAAGCTCAATCAGATGCTCAAGAGGAACTAAAACAATATTCTGATGCCGCCGCAAGACGAGAAAGAGAGCAACAAGAAGTAATTAACAAGCTTCAG GAATCAGAGAGAGAGACATGTTTACTGATAGAAAACTTGAGAACAAAATTG GAAGACACTAGGAAAAAGTTGGTAGTCTCTGAAAATAAAAACCGCCAGCTAGACACCCAAGTCGGTGAAGAGCAGTTAACCTCTGAAAGTCGAAAAAAG AGAGTGGAAGAACTTGAACATGACGTGAAAGGACTGAGGAAAGAGCTTGAGAGTGAAAAG GCGGCTCGAGAAGAAGCATGGGCTAAAGTTTCTGCACTTGAACTAGAGATGAATTCTGCAATGCAAGATCTTGATTTTGAGAGAAGGAAATTGAAAGCTGCTAGGGAAAGAATAATGCTTCG GGAGACACAACTGAGGGCATTTTATTCCACAACAGAGGAGATCTCTGTGCTGTTTGCTAAACAACAGGAACAGTTGAAATCAATGCAGAGGACACTGGAAGATGAGGAAAATTATGATAACACATCAGTTGATTTTGACCTCAATGCTATTGTGGAAACAACTGGAACTGAAGGCAGAGATGATAAAGCAATCAGGTACCGTAGAAACAACACTGCTAGGGCAGGATCAGCAACAACACCGCAGAGGTCCAATGGAAATCAAATTGGAAGTTCTAGTGAAGAAGTCAGTGTTACTGAGAAGCATGACTGTGATATCAGGAGCCAAGAAGGTCAACATACCGAAGAGGCAGAATTCAGTAGTGCAAACCATGGTGTCAAGGGTGGCTTTGGTTCTGACATTGATGGTATTGGTACAGGACCTGTTGTGGAGGGAGATGGCATTGGCACTGAGCATGTCCCTGAAACTGAAGGCATGGACACTGAGCATGTTCCTGAAACTGAAAGCCCTGGAATGAATGAGAATATTGATTTGAACAGAGCTGCCGCTATTGAAGGGGATACTATGCAACTTGATGAGGAAGGCCATGTACAAGAAAATGACGAGCAAGGTCCAGTGATCTTTCATCAGCGTCACTCTCAATCAAACACAATCCGCACAGCAGACCTTATAGCTTCTGAAGTTATTGGTAGCTGGGCTTGTAGTACAGCCCCTTCTGTCCATGGAGAGAATGGATCTCCAAGCAGAGACAACAATGAGGAAGGTGCTGCTGCACCGCACGATCCGATTGACAGGGTGTCTGAGAGCCAAAGTACTCCATGTTCTGAGACTGCTGCCACAAGATGGAATCGTGAGCGTCAAGCACTGAGTGAAATGATTGGGATAGTTGCTCCCGACTTGAAAGAGCAGTTCAGGAATGTGGATGATAGCTATGATAGTGACAGAAGAAAACGAGCTTCTACATCTGACTCAGATACCGAGAGTTGTACGAACAGTGAAGATAACAACAAAGGTGATGTTGCCAAAGGTGGGTCAATTTCAGATTCAGAGACCGAGGGTAGTAATCGGGTTGATAACGCAATGGACGAAGATGATGTGGACACAGAAGAAGATTCTGTTGGATAA